TATTTTGTACTTGTTCGTAAACATGTAAAACTCTTTTGGAATAAACATTTTAAGGATTAGGAATGCCTTATAAACACCACGAGTGATCTACTTCACACTTGCCTTGGTACCATCTCACCAGTAACTGATTCCTCAGTGTATAGTCCTTCAATATCATATCTTTTGCCTGGAAATGAGAATCGATACAAGCAATGTTAAATGAGCACGATGGTACCCAATAAGAAACTCACTATAGGAGGTGGAAAGACCCTTTGGAAGTCCATCTTATTTTGATGCTCACGATAGCTTTCAGTCAAAACTAATTTAGTTTCCGCTGTAAAGCATGGACCGCAGAGCTGACACTCCACCCGGAAGCAATCGTTGCATTCTGCACAGAGTTCCGGCAGAACCACTAAGTTCTTGTCAGCTACCTCCATCTCCTCCTCCATTCTACTTctgaaattgaaatacaaactgATCTTATCACGATCCCAATGTAAAGCATCTCTAATTCAACTTTACTGTAAGATTCATTAGGATTGACAACGAAACTTGACCTCATTCTTAAAGAATCCTTTCTGACTCTCTGCCCAACACCGACCAGCGCAAACAAGTTGTATAGAACTTGCTCATAAAGCAGCTGGTTCGGCGGATAATGCGCCGAAGACAGATTCGGCGACATATTAGCTTCCATAGTGTAAACGTTTAAATCTTCGTCGAGGGCAAAGTCGAATCTAACTAGCTCAAAGAAACCCCTCCCTTTTCCGAAACGTTCCACGACCTCTTTAATGTGGCTTTCTTTCAGCAAAGTGATTTCTCTTATCGCCTCGTGCACACCGTGCCAGACCTTCGTAGGATCTCTGCCCTGCGATCTAAGGTATGCGTCGAACGAGTCCTTCATCGAGAACTTTAGTTTAGTGTAATAATGCTTTAAAGATGGAACGTTCCAGATCGGCAGATAATCGTCACCGACCACATACTTGTCCAGCACGTCCGGATCGAAGGGATAGTACTTGACGGGGCAGAATCTGAAGAGGACATCAGCTTTGTAGGCGTATACTCTAAGAGGATCAATGGACGTAATCACGGTGTACACTCCAATGTCGAACTTGTAACCGTCCACGAGGAACGGCCGCTGTATAAACTCTTGCACGAAGGAGCCGGTCGCTGTGAAGTTTATGTCGCTTGTGTTTTTCACGCTGATGCCCCGATGATCGTTGGATTTCTGCACGAACATCTTCTCGGGGTAACGATCGGCGTACCGAAGGAATTCCTCCCGCTGCTCCGGCAATTTGAACGCCGGAAGTATGTAACGCCCCTCCGTCGTCGATAGATCCACTTTATTCGTGATGTGCCCGCAGCCAGGGAAATGATTGACACGCTGATGAGCTTCCAGTCTACTTAAGTTGGAATGCAAAGCTCTGAATGGGTAATCGTGCGCCCACAATAAGTCCCAGTTGGGATCGT
This region of Andrena cerasifolii isolate SP2316 chromosome 4, iyAndCera1_principal, whole genome shotgun sequence genomic DNA includes:
- the Ttll15 gene encoding tubulin tyrosine ligase-like 15 isoform X1, producing the protein MPGRKKQEEEDEERVRKDTDSMVYTKVMSLKVKTLLKIFLYSVLGPIVLYCLFFSFLYYQRSLTKVQTKVIQIQEKRPSYRIYARSNDTGYLKHVFAVLDRLGFERADDDPNWDLLWAHDYPFRALHSNLSRLEAHQRVNHFPGCGHITNKVDLSTTEGRYILPAFKLPEQREEFLRYADRYPEKMFVQKSNDHRGISVKNTSDINFTATGSFVQEFIQRPFLVDGYKFDIGVYTVITSIDPLRVYAYKADVLFRFCPVKYYPFDPDVLDKYVVGDDYLPIWNVPSLKHYYTKLKFSMKDSFDAYLRSQGRDPTKVWHGVHEAIREITLLKESHIKEVVERFGKGRGFFELVRFDFALDEDLNVYTMEANMSPNLSSAHYPPNQLLYEQVLYNLFALVGVGQRVRKDSLRMRSRMEEEMEVADKNLVVLPELCAECNDCFRVECQLCGPCFTAETKLVLTESYREHQNKMDFQRVFPPPIAKDMILKDYTLRNQLLVRWYQGKCEVDHSWCL
- the Ttll15 gene encoding tubulin tyrosine ligase-like 15 isoform X2; its protein translation is MPGRKKQEEEDEERDTDSMVYTKVMSLKVKTLLKIFLYSVLGPIVLYCLFFSFLYYQRSLTKVQTKVIQIQEKRPSYRIYARSNDTGYLKHVFAVLDRLGFERADDDPNWDLLWAHDYPFRALHSNLSRLEAHQRVNHFPGCGHITNKVDLSTTEGRYILPAFKLPEQREEFLRYADRYPEKMFVQKSNDHRGISVKNTSDINFTATGSFVQEFIQRPFLVDGYKFDIGVYTVITSIDPLRVYAYKADVLFRFCPVKYYPFDPDVLDKYVVGDDYLPIWNVPSLKHYYTKLKFSMKDSFDAYLRSQGRDPTKVWHGVHEAIREITLLKESHIKEVVERFGKGRGFFELVRFDFALDEDLNVYTMEANMSPNLSSAHYPPNQLLYEQVLYNLFALVGVGQRVRKDSLRMRSRMEEEMEVADKNLVVLPELCAECNDCFRVECQLCGPCFTAETKLVLTESYREHQNKMDFQRVFPPPIAKDMILKDYTLRNQLLVRWYQGKCEVDHSWCL